One genomic window of Peromyscus maniculatus bairdii isolate BWxNUB_F1_BW_parent chromosome 2, HU_Pman_BW_mat_3.1, whole genome shotgun sequence includes the following:
- the Bhlhe22 gene encoding class E basic helix-loop-helix protein 22, producing the protein MAMERGLHLGAAAASEDDLFLHKSLGASTAKRLEAAFRSTPPGMDLSLAPPPRERPASSSSSPLGCFEPADPEGAGLLLPPPGGGGTGGGGGGGGGSVPGLLMGSAGVGGDPSLSSLPAGAALCLKYGESAGRGSVAESSGGEQSPDDDSDGRCELVLRAGGADPRASPGAGGGGGAKVVEGCSNAHLHGSAGLPPGGPTGGGGGSGGSGGGGGSSKKSKEQKALRLNINARERRRMHDLNDALDELRAVIPYAHSPSVRKLSKIATLLLAKNYILMQAQALEEMRRLVAYLNQGQAISAASLPSSAAAAAAAAALHPALGAYEQAAGYPFSAGLPPAASCPEKCALFNSVSSSLCKQCTEKP; encoded by the coding sequence ATGGCGATGGAGCGCGGGCTGCACCTCGGCGCGGCGGCCGCGAGCGAAGACGACCTCTTCCTGCACAAGAGCCTGGGCGCCTCCACCGCCAAGCGCCTGGAGGCAGCTTTCCGCTCCACGCCCCCGGGCATGGACCTGTCCCTAGCACCGCCGCCTCGTGAACGCCCGGCGTCCTCGTCCTCGTCACCTCTAGGCTGCTTCGAGCCGGCTGACCCCGAAGGGGCcgggctgctgctgccgccgcccgGAGGAGGCGGcacgggcggcggcggcggcggcggcggcgggagtgTCCCTGGGCTCCTCATGGGCTCAGCGGGCGTGGGGGGCGACCCGAGCCTGAGTAGCCTACCGGCGGGGGCTGCCCTGTGCCTCAAGTACGGCGAGAGCGCTGGCCGCGGCTCGGTGGCCGAGAGCAGCGGCGGAGAGCAGAGCCCCGACGACGACAGCGACGGCCGCTGCGAGCTGGTGCTGCGAGCCGGGGGCGCCGACCCGCGGGCATCCCCGGGAGCGGGGGGCGGCGGAGGCGCCAAGGTGGTGGAGGGCTGCTCCAACGCCCACCTGCACGGCAGCGCGGGCCTCCCCCCGGGGGGCCCtacgggcggcggcggcggcagcggcggcagcggtggcggtggcggcagcagcaaGAAATCCAAAGAGCAGAAGGCGCTGCGCCTCAACATCAACGCCCGCGAGCGCCGGAGGATGCACGACCTGAACGATGCTCTGGACGAGCTGCGCGCGGTCATCCCTTACGCGCACAGCCCCTCGGTGCGGAAGCTCTCCAAGATCGCCACGCTGCTCCTCGCCAAGAACTACATCCTCATGCAGGCGCAGGCCCTGGAGGAGATGCGGCGCCTAGTCGCCTACCTCAACCAAGGCCAAGCCATCTCAGCCGCCTCCCTGCCCAGCTCAGCGGCCGCTGCGGCGGCGGCCGCTGCCCTGCACCCCGCGCTTGGCGCTTACGAGCAGGCAGCCGGTTACCCGTTCAGCGCTGGGCTACCCCCGGCTGCTTCCTGCCCTGAGAAGTGTGCCCTATTCAACAGCGTCTCGTCCAGTCTCTGCAAACAGTGCACGGAGAAGCCTTAA